A window from Cydia amplana chromosome 12, ilCydAmpl1.1, whole genome shotgun sequence encodes these proteins:
- the LOC134652685 gene encoding uncharacterized protein K02A2.6-like yields the protein MNDCPAKGKRCNACGKENHFSSVCITSGRLKLKQNNTTRQITRQTDSDDDNFDEQSIHTFAVKRHNNPTTKIMIPTQLNAKRVEMLYDPGAVHSVIGKNLWNSIGRPPLKKCKNLMAYTEVEIETLGTCEITVNAFNIQKVLTVYVTLRNDIPLFGLDWCLSFKLPLPPGARLCNIKTPAAITSTQHDTKHNNAVQNILQDFKSLFDGKLGTIKGHSAKIHIPNDVTPKTFRPRPVPLALREQVNSELQRLVQEEVIEPVDTMSTPIEWASPIVIAIKANGSIRICADFKVTINQHVQTDDYPLPRFEEITSKLSGGQLFTKIDLKDAYLQLMIHPESRKYLTISTHKGYFRYKRLPFGISFAPAVFQRTMHQILSGIDGVVCYLDDILITAHNLEEHLTRVKTVLKRLQDAGVKSQVNKCAWLQESVTFLGHKIDASGLHPTEERINAIKNMPIPANTTELRALLGSLTYYGRFIDSLHMRCAPLYRHLKKNQRWNWTEEDTRITNELKNILTSSDTLVHYDENKPIYLSSDASEKGLGAVLFHKINETMRPVAYASRTLSDVEQRYSTIDREALGIVYAVTKFHQYLYGRKFILLTDHKPLERIFSQDRETPKIASNRLLRWAMILNSYEYSIHYQAARENTPADALSRLPIACNDTTLEERTGLPQFAHLLHLRLENIPLTKHELQKQTLKDKTLNIIKNYIITHWPDKKDLSNGLHTFYEKRDQISYEDGILLWNGRLVIPETLRPQILEMLHDGHNGITAMQSLARLHVYWPNIDKDILTFSKRCSLCQQSRSNTNEAPVFPWGIPVEPWHRLHVDYAGPFLGHMWLIVIDAYTKWLEVVPMNVTTTRATVQRLKNIFATFGTPRYPLT from the coding sequence ATGAATGACTGCCCGGCAAAAGGAAAACGATGTAATGCCTGCGGCAAAGAAAACCACTTTTCAAGCGTCTGCATAACCAGCGGTAGGCTCAAGTTAAAACAGAACAATACCACTAGACAAATAACAAGGCAAACAGACAGCGACGATGACAATTTTGATGAACAGAGCATACACACATTTGCTGTGAAGAGACACAACAACCCAACTACAAAAATTATGATACCAACTCAACTCAACGCAAAAAGGGTCGAAATGCTATATGATCCAGGAGCAGTGCATTCCGTAATTGGAAAAAACCTATGGAATTCTATTGGACGTCCACCACTAAAGAAATGCAAGAACCTTATGGCTTACACGGAAGTAGAAATCGAAACATTAGGAACATGCGAGATAACAGTTAATGCTTTTAACATTCAGAAGGTATTGACCGTTTACGTTACGCTACGAAACGATATTCCACTTTTTGGGCTGGATTGGTGCTTAAGTTTCAAACTACCTTTGCCCCCTGGAGCCAGGCTGTGCAATATAAAAACACCTGCAGCAATAACCTCAACCCAGCACGACACAAAACATAACAACGCAGTACAGAACATCCTTCAAGATTTCAAGTCACTCTTTGACGGTAAACTTGGAACTATAAAAGGGCATAGTGCTAAGATTCACATACCTAACGACGTGACGCCCAAAACATTTCGACCTCGCCCGGTACCACTCGCCTTACGTGAACAAGTGAACAGCGAACTACAACGACTAGTCCAAGAAGAAGTTATAGAACCAGTTGACACTATGTCGACTCCAATTGAATGGGCCTCCCCAATTGTCATTGCAATTAAGGCTAACGGAAGCATCCGCATTTGCGCCGACTTCAAAGTTACTATAAACCAACATGTCCAAACCGATGATTATCCACTTCCCAGATTTGAAGAGATTACATCAAAATTGTCTGGAGGACAACTGTTTACAAAGATCGACCTGAAAGATGCATACCTACAACTGATGATCcatccagaatcgcggaaatactTAACGATTTCAACACATAAGGGCTATTTTCGCTACAAACGCTTACCATTTGGAATTTCTTTTGCGCCGGCCGTTTTTCAAAGGACAATGCACCAGATCCTCAGTGGCATTGATGGTGTTGTTTGTTATCTTGACGACATTCTTATAACAGCCCATAACTTAGAAGAACATCTAACACGCGTAAAAACGGTACTAAAAAGGCTACAAGACGCCGGAGTGAAAAGCCAAGTAAATAAGTGCGCTTGGTTACAGGAAAGTGTCACCTTTCTAGGACATAAAATAGACGCCAGCGGTCTACACCCGACGGAAGAAAGAATCAATGCAATTAAGAACATGCCTATTCCGGCCAACACAACGGAACTCCGAGCACTACTAGGCTCGTTAACATATTATGGCCGTTTCATAGACAGCCTTCACATGAGATGCGCCCCATTGTACAGACATCTAAAAAAGAACCAAAGGTGGAACTGGACCGAAGAAGACACAAGAATAACGAACGAACTCAAAAACATCCTGACGTCATCGGACACGCTCGTACACTACGACGAAAACAAACCGATATATCTCAGCAGTGACGCATCAGAGAAGGGACTTGGTGCTGTTCTATTTCATAAAATCAACGAGACGATGAGACCCGTGGCGTATGCTTCGCGAACACTCTCCGACGTCGAACAACGATACTCGACTATCGACAGAGAAGCATTAGGGATCGTGTATGCTGTCACGAAATTCCACCAATATCTTTATGGTAGAAAGTTCATCCTGTTAACAGACCATAAACCCCTGGAAAGGATTTTCAGTCAAGATCGAGAAACACCCAAAATCGCTAGCAACCGGCTCCTTAGATGGGCCATGATCTTAAACAGCTATGAATATTCTATCCATTACCAGGCAGCACGAGAAAACACCCCCGCCGACGCACTATCAAGACTACCGATCGCATGCAACGACACAACACTAGAagaaagaaccgggctaccgCAATTCGCCCACTTACTACATCTGAGACTCGAGAACATTCCTTTAACAAAACACGAGCTACAAAAACAAACACTCAAAGACAAGACGCTCAACATTATCAAAAATTATATCATAACGCATTGGCCAGATAAGAAAGACCTTTCCAACGGGCTGCACACGTTTTATGAAAAAAGGGACCAGATATCATACGAAGACGGAATCTTACTTTGGAACGGAAGACTCGTCATACCAGAAACACTCCGACCACAGATCCTGGAAATGCTACACGACGGCCATAACGGCATCACAGCTATGCAGTCACTGGCACGTCTTCACGTATATTGGCCAAACAttgacaaagacatattaacttTCTCAAAAAGGTGCAGTCTATGTCAGCAGTCCAGAAGCAACACGAATGAAGCTCCGGTGTTTCCGTGGGGAATACCAGTCGAGCCTTGGCACAGGTTACATGTAGACTACGCGGGGCCATTCTTAGGTCACATGTGGTTAATAGTTATAGACGCCTATACGAAGTGGCTAGAGGTTGTGCCGATGAACGTTACAACGACGAGGGCAACAGTGCAGAGATTAAAGAACATATTTGCTACATTTGGAACACCAAGatatccactcacatga